Proteins from a single region of Juglans microcarpa x Juglans regia isolate MS1-56 chromosome 5S, Jm3101_v1.0, whole genome shotgun sequence:
- the LOC121267485 gene encoding pre-mRNA-splicing factor CWC25 homolog yields MALKFLNKKGWHTGSLRNIENVWKAEQKHGAEQKKLDELRKQIQEERERSEFRLLQEQAGLVPKQERLEFLYDSGLAVGKGSNSDGFKALEAFPKAGTAAEASDTAKASSSSSAVPGALFEEKPHSANDAWRKLHTDPLLMIRQREQEALSRIKNNPVQMANIRKSVEEQKHKKKAHSEKEPQKKHHHSSSKNKKHSSSRQRSDSENDAAERGKAKTSRHKNSNSDLHSVSEDESSKRESQSKKDRHKGSKYKESSSSGLSGPNTANNNGRDANKRNRDKSEQEKFSSEGQRNLDVAERGRESRRYHEASRHDGTESHYKRRNVVPKLSEEERAARLREMQVDAELHEEQRWKRLRKAEEDDAREATRASTSGGRNFLDAAQKSIYGAEKGGSSTIEESVRRRTHYSQGRSEAHERNAFRR; encoded by the exons ATGGCATTGAAATTCTTGAACAAGAAGGGATGGCACACGGGCAGCCTCAGGAACATTGAGAACGTGTGGAAGGCCGAGCAAAAGCATGGCGCCGAGCAGAAGAAATTGGATGAGCTCCGCAAGCAGATCCAGGAGGAGAGGGAACGCTCCGAGTTTCGTCTCCTTCAGGAGCAGGCCGGCCTCGTTCC TAAGCAGGAGAGATTGGAATTTCTGTACGATTCGGGATTAGCTGTGGGTAAGGGTAGTAATTCCGATGGATTCAAGGCCCTCGAAGCATTCCCCAAGGCTGGCACTGCCGCGGAAGCCTCCGACACTGCCAAGGCATCGTCTTCGTCTTCGGCCGTGCCGGGTGCTTTGTTCGAAGAGAAGCCTCACTCTGCTAACGATGCCTGGAGGAAACTCCATACCGATCCTTTGCTCATGATTCGACAGCGTGAGCAAGAAGCCCTTTCCCGCATCAAGAACAACCCCGTCCAGATGGCCAACATTCGCAAATCC gTTGAAGAACAAAAACACAAGAAGAAGGCACATAGTGAAAAGGAACCCCAGAAGAAGCATCATCATAGCAGTTCAAAGAATAAAAAGCATTCATCCTCTAGACAACGATCTGATTCGGAAAATGATGCTGCTGAAAGGGGGAAAGCGAAGACTAGCAGACACAAGAACTCAAACTCTGATTTGCATTCAGTTTCTGAAGATGAATCTAGTAAAAGAGAGAGCCAAAGTAAGAAGGATCGCCACAAGGGCTCAAAATACAAAGAGTCATCATCCAGTGGCTTGTCAGGCCCAAATACTGCAAACAATAATGGTCGAGATGCTAACAAGAGGAATCGTGACAAGTCGGAGCAAGAAAAATTTTCTTCTGAAGGTCAGAGAAATCTTGATGTTGCAGAAAGGGGAAGGGAAAGCAGAAGGTATCATGAAGCAAGCCGTCATGATGGGACTGAGTCACACTACAAGCGCCGCAATGTTGTTCCCAAGCTTTCAGAAGAAGAGCGGGCTGCTAGGCTGCGGGAGATGCAAGTGGATGCTGAATTGCATGAGGAACAAAGATGGAAACGTTTGAGGAAGGCTGAGGAGGATGATGCACGAGAAGCTACCCGGGCTAGCACATCTGGTGGCAGAAATTTCTTGGATGCTGCTCAGAAAAGTATCTATGGTGCTGAGAAAGGGGGAAGCTCAACAATTGAGGAGAGTGTCCGTCGCCGAACACATTACTCACAGGGTAGGTCTGAGGCACATGAAAGAAATGCTTTCCGGCGGTGA
- the LOC121268542 gene encoding LOW QUALITY PROTEIN: protein ENDOSPERM DEFECTIVE 1-like (The sequence of the model RefSeq protein was modified relative to this genomic sequence to represent the inferred CDS: deleted 2 bases in 1 codon) — translation MNESMQQQQQAKVSDNSAATEEAVSPPYPPPPPPPPSQRRPRVREVSSRFMSPVISSSSSVSSNSSSPLSKPHRSTSVQRPRQRHLDMEPLSCSDENRPGESVQIQSLENSPPWDSRCKASALPSTTHRKQRVKLFKENGGEAEPQHLQQTSKTYYGKIVSNAFPTPSRPDTPVVTSSVDRDRMMTSSSSRFRRSTNNSVTAAAKLLQSSGMSLPAQPSVPQDLSSTTTDDSNHNPLVNCSTRSLPDFRSSMPEADMLPTVSSRLLPEKNCTRGNVIASGDSFKFSASPCSRSMNLPLSGSEHSLFHPSKGSDKQAYALSNSYTNSSKMGALCLPPVPPCSKLGIDARKGRKVSTHQEDVHTLKMLHNRYLQWRYANAKAEATIQGRQRESERTLYSLMVKISELYASVKSKRIELGLLQRTKTLSTILETQIPYLEEWSALEEDYSISLQEAIQALLNASIQLPIGNVTVDTSEVGKALNSAVKVMEIILYNLQSFLPKAEDIECLISELARIIGGERALIEECGSLLSKTCTSQVEEFSLRGQIIQLHRCCHKDDRPSKK, via the exons ATGAATGAATCgatgcagcagcagcaacaagcCAAAGTTTCAGACAACTCCGCCGCGACGGAGGAAGCGGTTTCTCCTCCTTAtcctccccctcctcctccaccaccgtCTCAACGGCGGCCGAGGGTGAGGGAGGTGAGCTCTAGGTTCATGTCTCCTGTCATTTCATCCTCGTCCTCCGTTTCGTCCAACTCGTCGTCGCCCCTTTCGAAGCCGCATCGCTCGACCTCCGTTCAAAGGCCGCGGCAGCGGCACCTGGACATGGAGCCGTTGTCTTGTTCCGATGAGAACAGGCCCGGTGAGTCCGTTCAGATTCAGAGCCTGGAGAACTCGCCCCCTTGGGATTCTCGATGTAAAGCATCTGCTCTGCCCTCTACTACTCACAGAAAACAGCGTGTGAAGCTTTTCAAAGAAAACGGAGGGGAGGCAGAGCCG CAACATTTGCAGCAAACCTCAAAAACCTATTATGGGAAAATTGTTAGCAACGCTTTTCCCACCCCCTCGAGGCCCGACACACCTGTGGTCACAAGCAGTGTGGATAGGGACAGGATGAtgacatcatcatcatcaagatTCAGACGGTCTACCAACAACAGTGTCACAGCTGCGGCCAAGCTGTTGCAGTCAAGCGGCATGTCATTACCAGCTCAACCTTCCGTTCCCCAAGATCTATCGTCGACGACTACCGATGATAGTAATCACAACCCACTAGTAAACTGCTCAACACGATCTCTTCCCGATTTCCGCTCTTCCATGCCTGAGGCTGACATGTTGCCAACGGTTTCCAGTAGATTGCTGCCTGAGAAAAATTGCACTAGGGGTAATGTGATTGCTAGCGGTGATTCTTTCAAATTCTCTGCTTCCCCTTGCTCCCGTTCTATGAATTTGCCATTATCAGGTTCCGAACACTCCTTGTTTCATCCCTCCAAAGGCAGTGACAAACAAGCGTATGCTCTCTCTAATTCATACACAAACTCTTCGAAGATGGGGGCCCTCTGTCTGCCACCAGTCCCGCCTTGTTCAAAATTGGGGATAGATGCTAGGAAGGGAAGGAAAGTTTCCACCCATCAGGAAGACGTACATACACTGAAAATGCTTCATAATCGCTATCTGCAGTGGAGATACGCCAATGCAAAAGCAGAGGCCACCATCCAAGGTCGGCAAAGAGAAAGCGAG AGAACACTTTATTCCCTTATGGTAAAGATATCAGAGTTATATGCTTCTGTAAAGAGCAAACGCATCGAACTTGGGCTTCTGCAAAGAACAAAGACTCTATCAACAATTCTTGAAACTCAA ATTCCATATCTGGAGGAGTGGTCTGCTTTAGAAGAGGattattcaatttctttacaAGAAGCAATTCAAGCTTTGTTGAATGCCTCAATTCAACTACCCATTGGGAATGTTACG GTTGATACAAGCGAGGTGGGGAAGGCACTGAACTCAGCGGTaaaggtgatggaaattatccTTTATAATCTTCAAAGCTTCCTGCCGAAG gCAGAAGACATAGAATGCTTGATTTCAGAACTGGCCAGAATAATTGGGGGAGAAAGAGCTCTTATTGAAGAATGTGGAAGTCTGTTGTCCAAGACATGTACATCACAG GTGGAAGAGTTCAGTTTAAGGGGACAGATAATCCAATTACATCGTTGCTGTCATAAAGATGACCGACCAAgtaaaaaatga
- the LOC121267848 gene encoding sodium/hydrogen exchanger 6-like isoform X1: MGIDEVISPADARGSSPGKDQQAAGVGILLQIMMLVLSFVLGHVLRRHRFYYLPEASASLLIGLIVGGLANISNTENSIRAWFNFHEEFFFLFLLPPIIFQSGFSLSPKPFFSNFGAIVTFAIFGTFIASIVTGLLVYLGGLMYLMYRLPFVECLMFGALISATDPVTVLSIFQELGTDMNLYALVFGESVLNDAMAISLYRTMSLVNSRDSSGQNIFVLFVRFLETFVGSLSSGVAVGFTSALLFKYAGLDIDNLQNLECCLFVLFPYFSYMLAEGLGLSGIVSILFTGIVMKHYTYSNLSEKSQHFVSSFFHLISSLAETFIFIYMGFDIAMEQHSWSHVGFIFFSILFIVVARAANVFSSAYLVNLVRPAHRKIPVKHQQALWYSGLRGAMAFALALQSVHDLPEGHGQTIFTATTAIVVLTVLLIGGSTGTMLEALHVVGDGHDGGSPGESLEGDNDFIAPNNGYIAPSYDEETSSANKIKMKLKEFHKSTTSFTALDKNYLTPFFTSQNEDEEDEHDEPRPSSRRAGFQGHT, encoded by the exons ATGGGCATCGACGAAGTGATATCGCCAGCGGACGCGCGGGGCAGTAGTCCCGGAAAGGATCAGCAAGCGGCCGGAGTCGGCATCCTTCTCCAGATCATGATGCTCGTGCTCTCTTTCGTTCTGGGCCATGTCCTCCGCCGTCACAGATTCTATTATCTTCCTGAAGCCAGCGCCTCTCTCCTCATCG GTCTAATTGTTGGTGGCCTTGCTAACATCTCGAATACAGAAAATAGCATCAG GGCTTGGTTCAATTTTCATGAggaatttttcttcttgttcctGCTACCTCCCATCATATT TCAGTCAGGGTTCAGTCTCTCACCT AAACCTTTCTTTTCAAACTTTGGAGCCATTGTTACATTTGCTATCTTTGGGACATTTATAGCTTCTATTGTTACTGGACTTCTGgt TTACCTTGGCGGTCTGATGTACCTCATGTACAGACTTCCTTTTGTTGAGTGTCTGATGTTTGGTGCTCTTATATCAGCAACAGATCCCGTTACAGTTTTATCCATCTTTCAG GAACTAGGCACAGACATGAACTTGTATGCTTTGGTATTTGGAGAATCTGTTTTGAATGATGCA ATGGCAATTTCCTTGTACAG GACAATGTCATTGGTAAATAGTCGTGACTCATCGGGACAAAACATATTTGTTCTGTTTGTTAGGTTTCTTGAGACTTTTGTTGGCTCGCTGTCTTCAG GTGTTGCAGTTGGATTTACTTCTGCTTTG CTATTCAAGTATGCCGGGTTGGATATCGACAA TCTACAAAACTTGGAATGCTGTCTCTTTGTCCTGTTTCCATATTTCTC GTACATGCTTGCTGAAGGTCTTGGCCTGTCTGGTATTGTATCAATATTGTTCACTGGAATT GTCATGAAGCATTACACGTACTCAAATTTGTCAGAGAAGTCGCAACATTTCGTgtcttcattttttcatttgataTCATCATTAGCAGAGACATTCAT atttatatatatgggctTTGATATTGCCATGGAACAGCATAGCTGGTCACATGTTGGATTCATCTTTTTCTCAATT TTATTTATTGTAGTTGCAAG GGCTGCAAATGTTTTTTCTTCTGCATATTTGGTCAATTTGGTTCGACCTGCACATCGAAAAATACCTGTAAAACATCAACAAGCACTTTGGTATAGTG GACTTCGAGGGGCAATGGCTTTTGCCCTTGCTCTGCAATCAGTTCATGATCTTCCAGAAGGACATGGCCAGACAATATTCACTGCAACCACTGCAATTGTTGTTTTGACG GTGTTGTTGATTGGAGGTTCGACAGGTACCATGCTGGAAGCCTTACATGTTGTAGGTGACGGCCATGATGGCGGCTCCCCAGGAGAA AGCTTGGAAGGGGACAATGACTTCATTGCTCCAAATAATGGCTACATTGCTCCCTCATATGATGAGGAAACATCATCAGCTAACAAGATCAAGATGAAACTTAAAGAGTTCCATAAAAG CACAACATCATTCACTGCATTAGATAAGAACTACCTCACCCCATTCTTTACAAGTCagaatgaagatgaagaagatgagcaTG ATGAGCCAAGGCCTAGTTCTAGAAGAGCCGGTTTCCAGGGCCATACGTAA
- the LOC121267848 gene encoding sodium/hydrogen exchanger 6-like isoform X2: protein MGIDEVISPADARGSSPGKDQQAAGVGILLQIMMLVLSFVLGHVLRRHRFYYLPEASASLLIGLIVGGLANISNTENSIRAWFNFHEEFFFLFLLPPIIFQSGFSLSPKPFFSNFGAIVTFAIFGTFIASIVTGLLVYLGGLMYLMYRLPFVECLMFGALISATDPVTVLSIFQELGTDMNLYALVFGESVLNDAMAISLYRTMSLVNSRDSSGQNIFVLFVRFLETFVGSLSSGVAVGFTSALLFKYAGLDIDNLQNLECCLFVLFPYFSYMLAEGLGLSGIVSILFTGIVMKHYTYSNLSEKSQHFVSSFFHLISSLAETFIFIYMGFDIAMEQHSWSHVGFIFFSILFIVVARAANVFSSAYLVNLVRPAHRKIPVKHQQALWYSGLRGAMAFALALQSVHDLPEGHGQTIFTATTAIVVLTVLLIGGSTGTMLEALHVVGDGHDGGSPGEIIDFCFGFVFPPSPSPSLLELGRGQ from the exons ATGGGCATCGACGAAGTGATATCGCCAGCGGACGCGCGGGGCAGTAGTCCCGGAAAGGATCAGCAAGCGGCCGGAGTCGGCATCCTTCTCCAGATCATGATGCTCGTGCTCTCTTTCGTTCTGGGCCATGTCCTCCGCCGTCACAGATTCTATTATCTTCCTGAAGCCAGCGCCTCTCTCCTCATCG GTCTAATTGTTGGTGGCCTTGCTAACATCTCGAATACAGAAAATAGCATCAG GGCTTGGTTCAATTTTCATGAggaatttttcttcttgttcctGCTACCTCCCATCATATT TCAGTCAGGGTTCAGTCTCTCACCT AAACCTTTCTTTTCAAACTTTGGAGCCATTGTTACATTTGCTATCTTTGGGACATTTATAGCTTCTATTGTTACTGGACTTCTGgt TTACCTTGGCGGTCTGATGTACCTCATGTACAGACTTCCTTTTGTTGAGTGTCTGATGTTTGGTGCTCTTATATCAGCAACAGATCCCGTTACAGTTTTATCCATCTTTCAG GAACTAGGCACAGACATGAACTTGTATGCTTTGGTATTTGGAGAATCTGTTTTGAATGATGCA ATGGCAATTTCCTTGTACAG GACAATGTCATTGGTAAATAGTCGTGACTCATCGGGACAAAACATATTTGTTCTGTTTGTTAGGTTTCTTGAGACTTTTGTTGGCTCGCTGTCTTCAG GTGTTGCAGTTGGATTTACTTCTGCTTTG CTATTCAAGTATGCCGGGTTGGATATCGACAA TCTACAAAACTTGGAATGCTGTCTCTTTGTCCTGTTTCCATATTTCTC GTACATGCTTGCTGAAGGTCTTGGCCTGTCTGGTATTGTATCAATATTGTTCACTGGAATT GTCATGAAGCATTACACGTACTCAAATTTGTCAGAGAAGTCGCAACATTTCGTgtcttcattttttcatttgataTCATCATTAGCAGAGACATTCAT atttatatatatgggctTTGATATTGCCATGGAACAGCATAGCTGGTCACATGTTGGATTCATCTTTTTCTCAATT TTATTTATTGTAGTTGCAAG GGCTGCAAATGTTTTTTCTTCTGCATATTTGGTCAATTTGGTTCGACCTGCACATCGAAAAATACCTGTAAAACATCAACAAGCACTTTGGTATAGTG GACTTCGAGGGGCAATGGCTTTTGCCCTTGCTCTGCAATCAGTTCATGATCTTCCAGAAGGACATGGCCAGACAATATTCACTGCAACCACTGCAATTGTTGTTTTGACG GTGTTGTTGATTGGAGGTTCGACAGGTACCATGCTGGAAGCCTTACATGTTGTAGGTGACGGCCATGATGGCGGCTCCCCAGGAGAA atcattgatttttgttttggcttTGTATTCCcgccttccccttccccttccctctTAGAGCTTGGAAGGGGACAATGA